The Chlorocebus sabaeus isolate Y175 chromosome 16, mChlSab1.0.hap1, whole genome shotgun sequence genome window below encodes:
- the LOC140708754 gene encoding LOW QUALITY PROTEIN: netrin-3-like (The sequence of the model RefSeq protein was modified relative to this genomic sequence to represent the inferred CDS: substituted 1 base at 1 genomic stop codon), producing the protein MPGWPWGLLLTAGTLFAALSAGPPAPADPCHDEGGAPRGCVPGLVNAALGREVLASSTCGRPATRACDASDPRRAHPPALLTSPGSTASPLCRRSEWLPRAPLNVTLTVPLGKAFELVFVSLRFCSAPPPSIALLKSQDHGRSWAPLGFFSSHCDLDYGRLPAPADGPAGPGPEALCFPAPQAQPDGSGPLAFSVQDSSPPGLDLDSSPVLQDWVTATDIRVVLTRSSAAGDPRDMEAIVPYSYTATDLQVGGRCKCNGHASRCLLDTQGHLICDCRHGTEGPDCGHCKPFYCDRPWQRATARESHACLACSYNGHARRCRFNMELYRLSGRHSGGVCLNCRHNTAGCHCHYCREGFYRDPGRALSDRRACRACDCHPVGAAGKTCNQTTGQCPCKDGVIGLTCNRCAPGFQQSRSPVAPCVKTPIPGPTEDSSPVQPQDCDSHCKPARGNYRISLKXFCRKDYAVQVAVGARGEARGAWTRFPVAVLAVFRSGEERARRGSSALWVPAGDAACGCPRLLPGRRYLLLGGGPGAAAGGAGGRGPGLSAARGSLVLPWRDAWTRRLRRLQRRERRGRCSAA; encoded by the exons ATGCCTGGCTGGCCCTGGGGGCTGCTGCTGACGGCAGGCACGCTCTTCGCCGCCCTGAGCGCTGGGCCGCCGGCCCCCGCCGACCCTTGCCACGATGAGGGGGGCGCGCCCCGGGGCTGCGTGCCGGGCCTGGTGAACGCCGCCCTGGGCCGTGAGGTGCTGGCGTCCAGCACGTGCGGGCGGCCGGCCACTCGGGCCTGCGACGCCTCTGACCCGCGACGGGCACACCCCCCCGCCCTCCTGACTTCCCCAGGGAGCACGGCCAGCCCTCTGTGCCGGCGCTCAGAGTGGCTGCCTCGGGCACCCCTCAACGTGACTCTCACGGTGCCCCTGGGCAAGGCTTTCGAGCTGGTCTTCGTGAGCCTGCGCTTCTGCTCAGCTCCCCCACCCTCCATAGCCCTGCTCAAGTCACAGGACCATGGCCGCAGCTGGGCCCCGCTGGGCTTCTTCTCCTCCCACTGTGACCTGGACTATGGCCGTCTGCCTGCCCCTGCCGATGGCCCAGCTGGCCCAGGGCCTGAGGCCCTGTGCTTCCCTGCACCCCAGGCCCAGCCTGATGGCAGCGGCCCTCTGGCCTTCAGCGTGCAGGACAGCAGCCCCCCAGGCCTGGACCTGGACAGCAGCCCAGTGCTCCAAGACTGGGTGACCGCCACCGACATCCGTGTAGTGCTCACAAGGTCTAGCGCGGCAGGTGACCCCAGGGACATGGAGGCCATTGTCCCTTACTCCTACACAGCCACTGACCTCCAGGTGGGCGGGCGCTGCAAGTGCAATGGACACGCCTCACGGTGCCTGCTGGACACACAGGGCCACCTGATCTGCGACTGTCGGCATGGCACCGAGGGCCCTGACTGCGGCCACTGCAAGCCCTTCTACTGCGACAGGCCATGGCAGCGGGCCACTGCCCGGGAATCCCACGCCTGCCTCG CTTGCTCCTACAATGGCCATGCCCGCCGCTGCCGCTTCAACATGGAGCTGTACCGACTGTCCGGCCGCCACAGTGGGGGTGTCTGTCTCAACTGCCGACACAACACCGCTGGCTGCCACTGCCACTACTGCCGGGAGGGCTTCTATCGAGACCCTGGCCGTGCCCTGAGTGACCGTCGGGCTTGTAGGG CCTGCGACTGTCACCCCGTTGGTGCTGCTGGCAAGACCTGCAACCAGACCACAGGCCAATGTCCCTGCAAGGATGGCGTCATTGGCCTCACCTGCAACCGCTGCGCACCTGGCTTCCAGCAGAGCCGCTCCCCAGTGGCGCCCTGTGTTA aGACCCCTATCCCTGGACCCACTGAGGACAGCAGCCCTGTGCAGCCCCAGG ACTGTGACTCGCACTGCAAACCTGCCCGTGGCAACTACCGCATCAGCCTAAAGTAGTTCTGCAGGAAGGACTATG CGGTGCAGGTGGCCGTGGGCGCGCGCGGTGAGGCGCGCGGCGCGTGGACGCGCTTCCCGGTGGCCGTGCTTGCGGTGTTCCGGAGCGGAGAGGAGCGCGCTCGGCGCGGGAGCAGCGCGCTGTGGGTGCCCGCCGGGGATGCGGCCTGCGGCTGCCCGCGCCTACTCCCTGGCCGCCGCTACCTCCTGCTGGGTGGCGGGCCTGGAGCCGCGGCTGGGGGCGCGGGGGGCCGGGGACCGGGGCTCAGCGCCGCCCGCGGAAGCCTCGTGCTTCCCTGGAGGGACGCGTGGACGCGGCGCCTGCGGAGGCTGCAGCGGCGTGAGCGGCGAGGGCGCTGCAGCGCCGCCTGA